Proteins found in one Candidatus Zixiibacteriota bacterium genomic segment:
- the yajC gene encoding preprotein translocase subunit YajC — MANPDAGQGGGSMLTTWGILIPLFLIMYLLLIRPQRKRQKEHEKLLSELKKGDKVVTNSGMYGTIFAIYDDKNKIVLKISDEVKVEFLKSAIAGRVNQD; from the coding sequence ATGGCCAACCCCGACGCCGGACAGGGCGGGGGAAGCATGTTGACAACCTGGGGAATCTTAATCCCGCTGTTTCTGATAATGTATTTACTGCTTATCAGACCCCAGCGCAAAAGGCAGAAAGAACATGAAAAATTATTGTCGGAATTGAAGAAAGGCGATAAAGTGGTGACCAACAGCGGCATGTATGGAACGATATTCGCCATCTATGACGATAAAAACAAAATCGTTTTAAAGATTTCCGACGAGGTAAAAGTTGAATTCCTGAAGTCCGCGATTGCGGGACGAGTGAACCAGGATTAA
- a CDS encoding methionyl-tRNA formyltransferase — MKLVFMGTPEFARRSLVYLHENSRHQILAVVTGPDKPAGRGRKLSPTAVKQTALELGLPVFTPLSLKDDSIIDEIGKIPADIYVVVAFRILPEKLYTIPPKGSINLHGSLLPKYRGAAPINWAIINGESETGLTTFMLRKKIDTGNIIFREKIDIGPEETFSELYDRMADRGGPVIEKTLDLIESGNFTLIEQDNRLATPAPKISAFDCLIDWGFPARNVVNFIRGMSAIPGAYTYFRGRKLKILRARESDHKLDTHSRPGKIIRDKNRLLVASAGSVVEITELVPEGKSKIDGNQFLRGYQPAENEILSARPEKDSQAQ, encoded by the coding sequence ATGAAGCTTGTTTTTATGGGGACGCCGGAGTTTGCCCGGCGCTCGCTGGTTTATTTACATGAAAATAGCCGGCATCAAATCCTCGCGGTGGTAACCGGACCCGACAAACCGGCCGGACGGGGACGGAAATTATCGCCTACGGCTGTCAAACAAACCGCCCTCGAATTGGGCCTGCCGGTTTTTACTCCGTTATCTTTGAAAGACGACAGCATAATTGACGAAATCGGGAAAATTCCGGCCGATATCTATGTGGTGGTGGCATTTCGTATCCTGCCCGAAAAGCTCTATACCATCCCCCCCAAAGGTTCAATCAATCTTCATGGCTCGCTTCTTCCCAAATACAGAGGGGCGGCTCCGATTAACTGGGCCATTATCAATGGTGAGTCCGAAACCGGATTGACCACCTTCATGCTCCGGAAAAAGATTGATACCGGCAACATCATTTTCCGGGAGAAAATTGATATTGGACCCGAGGAAACCTTCTCCGAGCTTTATGACCGGATGGCCGACCGGGGCGGTCCGGTAATCGAAAAAACGCTCGATCTGATTGAATCGGGGAATTTCACTTTAATTGAGCAGGATAACCGTCTGGCCACGCCGGCGCCGAAAATATCCGCCTTCGACTGCCTGATCGACTGGGGATTCCCGGCCCGCAATGTGGTCAATTTCATCCGGGGCATGTCCGCCATTCCGGGTGCTTACACATATTTTCGCGGACGAAAACTTAAAATCCTTCGGGCCCGGGAAAGCGATCATAAGCTCGACACCCACTCCAGACCGGGGAAAATTATCCGGGATAAAAATCGCCTGCTGGTGGCATCGGCCGGCTCGGTTGTCGAAATAACCGAATTGGTTCCCGAAGGCAAATCAAAAATTGATGGAAATCAGTTTCTCCGGGGTTATCAACCCGCTGAAAATGAAATTCTCTCTGCGAGACCAGAAAAGGATTCTCAAGCGCAATGA
- the def gene encoding peptide deformylase, translating into MAVRPIVVYGNPVLETEAREIREISPEVKNLVSDMIDSLKNQHGLGLAAPQVGVSLRIFIVDLSAIDITETVKVFINPEIIETSGEVVMEEGCLSFPGIFQRISRPEYVKVRATDLDGKVFTLEASGMLARAIQHENDHLNGVLFVEYFSTLARTLVQGKLKKLKKMAAAS; encoded by the coding sequence GTGGCAGTCAGACCAATCGTGGTATACGGCAATCCTGTTCTTGAAACAGAAGCCCGGGAAATAAGGGAAATAAGCCCGGAAGTGAAAAATTTGGTGAGCGATATGATCGACTCCCTTAAAAATCAGCACGGATTGGGCCTAGCGGCGCCTCAGGTGGGTGTTTCTTTAAGAATCTTTATTGTTGATCTATCGGCTATAGACATTACCGAAACAGTAAAAGTTTTTATCAATCCCGAAATTATCGAAACCTCGGGCGAGGTCGTAATGGAAGAGGGTTGCCTGTCATTTCCGGGGATTTTCCAGAGGATATCGCGACCGGAATATGTCAAAGTCAGGGCAACTGATCTTGACGGTAAGGTCTTTACCCTTGAGGCATCGGGCATGCTGGCTCGAGCAATCCAGCATGAAAACGACCATCTTAATGGCGTTCTGTTTGTGGAGTATTTTTCGACCCTGGCCCGAACCCTGGTGCAGGGCAAATTGAAAAAACTCAAAAAAATGGCCGCCGCATCATAA
- a CDS encoding response regulator, producing MKNNGKMTKILVVHKNRPAFGDLMTAVGGLGFAVIKAESLKQVLRQLEIHPEVRLVISAREFVNGSGPDLVMILRSNRRFRNMPILLACSDWTQQDVIHCAGLNLVQLINLPCPEELLKAKIEQLMTAGRPRVLVVDDEEIIAQSLKDFLEMRDYDVLTADSGYKALDLLNNSKADIIITDVRMPGMTGEDLLTAVKNRFPHIPVLLMTGYSNMNAQEAQKSGAAAFISKPFRYEELSRLIDSTLDKYKATNNTPGPTP from the coding sequence ATGAAAAACAACGGTAAAATGACAAAAATTCTGGTAGTCCATAAAAATCGTCCGGCATTCGGTGATCTGATGACGGCGGTCGGCGGTCTCGGTTTTGCCGTTATCAAGGCCGAATCCTTAAAACAGGTCTTAAGACAGCTTGAGATTCATCCCGAAGTCCGGCTGGTGATTTCGGCCCGGGAATTCGTCAATGGTTCCGGTCCGGACCTGGTGATGATTCTTCGCTCCAACCGGCGTTTCCGCAATATGCCCATCCTGCTGGCCTGTAGCGACTGGACTCAACAGGATGTAATTCATTGCGCCGGGTTGAACCTTGTCCAGTTGATAAATCTGCCCTGCCCCGAAGAGCTGTTGAAGGCAAAAATCGAGCAGTTGATGACGGCCGGTCGGCCGCGGGTCCTGGTGGTGGATGATGAGGAGATTATTGCCCAGTCTCTGAAGGATTTCCTGGAAATGCGCGACTATGATGTTCTTACCGCCGACAGCGGCTACAAGGCACTGGACCTTCTGAATAACAGCAAGGCCGATATTATTATTACCGATGTCAGGATGCCGGGGATGACCGGTGAGGACCTTCTGACAGCGGTGAAAAACCGGTTTCCCCATATCCCCGTCCTGCTGATGACCGGATACAGCAACATGAATGCGCAGGAGGCGCAGAAATCCGGGGCCGCCGCCTTTATCTCCAAACCGTTTCGGTACGAGGAATTATCCCGCCTGATCGACAGCACCTTGGACAAATATAAAGCCACCAATAACACCCCCGGCCCAACTCCCTGA
- a CDS encoding T9SS type A sorting domain-containing protein, translating to MGNYTDGGGDMSRYTYGTYAYQGSCAADIQDNSGTASSFYHTTGYNVSGYSDLEVDFYFVAVGMEYNEDFWVQYYNGSTWQTVASFASGTDFSNNTFYHVTVTIPKSQYTYPTNARLRFMCDASSNTDDVYIDAIEFRGMGASGSGAAAKAGTLIPEEFALSQNYPNPFNPTTTIQFSLPSAGNVNLEVYNVLGQRVATLVDEALEAGVHTVRWDASNQSSGIYLYRIKASEFVETKKMMLIK from the coding sequence ATGGGTAACTATACCGACGGTGGCGGCGATATGTCGCGCTATACCTACGGTACATATGCCTACCAGGGTTCCTGCGCGGCCGATATCCAGGACAACAGCGGAACAGCCTCATCGTTCTACCATACTACCGGCTACAATGTTTCCGGTTATTCCGATCTGGAAGTTGACTTTTATTTTGTCGCCGTTGGTATGGAATATAATGAGGACTTCTGGGTACAGTATTATAACGGCTCGACCTGGCAAACGGTTGCTTCTTTTGCCAGCGGGACGGATTTCTCAAACAACACTTTCTATCACGTGACTGTTACTATCCCCAAGAGCCAGTATACCTATCCGACCAATGCCCGCTTGCGCTTTATGTGCGATGCCAGCAGTAATACCGATGATGTCTATATCGATGCCATCGAATTCCGCGGTATGGGTGCAAGTGGCAGCGGTGCGGCGGCCAAGGCGGGAACATTGATTCCGGAGGAATTCGCTCTGTCACAGAACTATCCCAACCCGTTCAACCCGACCACTACAATCCAATTCAGCTTGCCGTCGGCCGGTAATGTTAATCTTGAGGTTTACAACGTTCTCGGCCAGAGAGTGGCTACTCTGGTTGATGAGGCGCTGGAAGCCGGCGTGCATACGGTCAGATGGGATGCTTCCAATCAGTCCAGCGGTATTTACCTGTACCGGATTAAGGCGAGTGAATTCGTTGAGACCAAAAAGATGATGTTGATTAAATAG
- a CDS encoding metallophosphoesterase, which yields MMWFFFIAVAILSLMYGYIGWRLIIPAAFSLPVNLLLWGLLLIFLILFFLPNILQHNEVEGRLIDILSWAGYLSFGFLTLLFAFLVVRDVVLLIGIGLQKLIPVTAQLIHPTSSPSATELADPERRHLLINTINLGLAVTAGAMTGYGLFEALRRPKIVDLTIPIRNLPPVFEGFRIVQITDIHVSSTIKEPFVRMVVDMVNDLKPDLVALTGDLVDGSVPRLRGDVAPLADLKAPYGRYFITGNHEYYSGVLPWLAEIKKLGFDILLNEHRVLERDGHKLILAGVTDYSGGEFLPDHKSDPHRALAGAPEGLPRILLAHQPKNIFEAARAGYDYVISGHTHGGQYFPYHFLAALAQPYISGMHRHEGTLIYISRGTGYWGPQIRIGARSEITVHHLVAGKSICEL from the coding sequence ATGATGTGGTTTTTCTTTATAGCGGTCGCGATTTTGTCGCTGATGTATGGATATATCGGCTGGAGGCTGATTATTCCGGCCGCCTTCAGTCTTCCGGTGAATCTACTCCTGTGGGGTCTGTTGCTGATTTTCCTGATCCTCTTCTTCCTGCCCAATATTCTTCAACATAACGAGGTCGAGGGCCGCCTGATCGATATCCTTTCCTGGGCCGGCTATCTGAGTTTCGGTTTTCTGACCTTGCTGTTCGCTTTCCTGGTTGTCCGGGATGTGGTTCTTCTAATTGGAATCGGTCTTCAAAAACTGATCCCGGTGACTGCTCAACTGATTCATCCAACATCATCTCCGTCTGCAACAGAACTGGCCGATCCGGAGCGGCGGCATCTGCTTATTAACACGATCAATCTCGGGCTGGCGGTCACGGCCGGGGCTATGACCGGATACGGGCTGTTCGAGGCTCTCCGCCGCCCGAAAATCGTCGATCTGACCATACCCATAAGAAATCTGCCTCCGGTCTTTGAGGGTTTCAGAATTGTCCAGATAACCGATATCCATGTCAGCAGTACGATCAAAGAACCGTTTGTCCGGATGGTGGTTGATATGGTCAACGATCTGAAGCCCGATCTGGTGGCTCTGACCGGGGACCTGGTTGATGGTTCGGTTCCGCGGCTGAGGGGTGATGTGGCGCCGCTGGCCGACCTGAAGGCACCTTACGGCCGGTATTTTATCACCGGTAATCACGAATACTATTCCGGGGTATTGCCGTGGCTTGCGGAAATCAAAAAACTCGGGTTCGACATACTTCTCAATGAGCATCGGGTACTGGAACGAGATGGTCACAAACTGATTCTGGCCGGGGTAACCGATTACAGCGGCGGAGAATTCCTGCCGGATCATAAATCCGATCCGCATCGGGCATTGGCGGGAGCACCCGAGGGTCTGCCGCGTATTCTCCTGGCCCATCAGCCAAAAAATATTTTCGAGGCGGCGCGGGCCGGCTATGATTATGTCATTTCCGGGCATACCCACGGAGGGCAGTATTTCCCGTATCATTTCCTGGCCGCCCTGGCACAGCCATATATTTCCGGAATGCACCGTCATGAGGGGACACTGATTTATATCAGCCGCGGCACGGGATATTGGGGACCGCAAATCCGGATTGGAGCTCGCTCAGAAATAACCGTTCACCATCTTGTCGCGGGTAAATCAATTTGCGAGTTATGA
- a CDS encoding tryptophan-rich sensory protein, translated as MRAVHQIIGLVGWIASCFAVAWFGSQFMPGEWYAGLAKPDWTPPKSLFAPVWTILYTAMAIAAWLVWRKTGFSGAKTALILFLAQLIFNGVWSWLFFGRHLIGIALLDIIFLVILIILTAMYFWRISRPAGIIMLPYFTWVSFATILNFTLWRLN; from the coding sequence ATGCGCGCTGTACATCAGATTATCGGACTGGTCGGCTGGATTGCCTCGTGTTTTGCCGTCGCCTGGTTCGGTTCGCAATTCATGCCGGGCGAGTGGTACGCCGGCCTTGCCAAGCCGGACTGGACTCCGCCCAAAAGTCTTTTCGCCCCCGTCTGGACCATTCTTTATACGGCTATGGCCATTGCCGCCTGGCTGGTCTGGCGAAAAACCGGATTTAGCGGAGCAAAAACCGCTCTGATCCTGTTTCTCGCACAATTAATTTTCAACGGCGTGTGGTCATGGTTATTTTTCGGCCGTCATCTTATCGGGATAGCCCTGCTGGATATTATTTTCCTTGTGATACTAATCATTCTGACTGCAATGTACTTTTGGAGGATATCGCGCCCGGCGGGAATCATCATGCTTCCCTATTTTACCTGGGTATCATTTGCCACCATATTGAATTTCACTCTCTGGCGACTCAATTGA